In Chryseobacterium oryzae, the genomic stretch GGAGTGAAATACGCAATTCTTCTTGGAGTTTTAACCGGTCTACTGAATGTAATTCCCTATATCGGAATTTTTATATCCCTGCTTATTTCCTGCTTTATTGCTTTTGCAACCGGAACAGTTTCTAGTTGTGTATATGTTGCGATTGGATATGTTCTTGTACATGCTATAGATGGAAATATTGTACTTCCTTTTGTAGTGGGATCTAAAGTTAAAATAAACGCACTGTTTTCCTTTATCGGAATTTTGATAGGAGAACATCTTTGGGGAATTTCAGGTATGTTTTTGTGCATTCCCGCCATTGCCATTTTCAAAATTATTTTTGAAAGGGTTGATGGTTTGAAACCTTGGGGTAAACTGCTAGGCGAAGAAGAAAAACCCAACAAGAAAAAGAAAACTTATAAAATTTCTAAGAACATTACTCTTAAAGAAATGGACTAAGATTGAATTAAAAGTTGGTGAATTATCAAATTTAAAATCACTTTAAAATATTGATAATTCACCATATAACAACCTTAAACAAAAGCACTGAAGCCCGTAATTGATCTTCCTACAATAAGAGAATTAATTTCTTTGGTTCCTTCATAAGAATAAATAGCTTCTGCATCGGCAACAAATCTGGCAACATCATATTCCAGCAAAATACCATTTCCTCCCATTACTTCCCGAGCTCTGGAAACCACGTCTCTCGTTCTCAGGGTACAGAAAACTTTTGCCAAAGAAGCATGTTCGTCTTTTAAAATTCCTTCATCCTGCATTTCAGAAAGCCTGAAAACCATAGTCTGCATCGCAGTAAGATTAGAAAGCATTTCCACCAAATGCCCTTGAATCATCTGGAATGAGGCAATTGGTTTACCGAACTGCTCTCTTTTCCGAGTATAATCCAAAGCACTTTCGTAGGCTCCTCTCGCACATCCTGTTGCCATCCATGCAACACCTGCTCGTGTCATTTGCAGTACTTTTGCAGTATCTTTGAATGAATTGGCATTCTGAAGACGGTTTTCTTCGGTTATTAAGCAATCTTTTAAAGTAATCAACCCGTTTTGCACAATTCTGAGTGCCATTTTGCCTTTTATCTTTTCCACGGAAAATCCGGGATTATCTTTTTCAACAATAAAACCTTTCACTTCACCATCATCCAAATCTCTTGCCCAGATAATAACCAAATCTGCAAAAGTAGCATTACCAATCCATTTTTTCTGTCCGTTCAAAACCCAGCCATTCTCTGTGTTTTTGCAGGTAACCGTGAGTCCGCCAGCCGCTCCGGAACCTACTTCGGGTTCTGTTAAACCGAACGCGCCAATTTTTTCAAATTTCTGCATCTGAGGAAGCCATTTCTGCTTTTGTTCTTCGGAACCGCACATGTAAATAGAACCCATTGCCAAACCCGATTGTACGCCAAAAAATGTTGCAATAGAAGCATCGATTCTTGCCATTTCCATAGCAATAACGCCTTCCATCAAAAAAGGCATTCCTTTGCAGCCATATCCTTCATAAGTGACGCCACAAATATCTAATTTTTGGAATTTGGGAATCAGCTCGAAAGGAAATTCATCCCGTAGCCAATAATGATTGACCAGAGGTTTTACTTCCTTTTCCATAAAATCCCGAACTTTCAACTGAATTTCTCTCTGCTCGGGAGTTAAGGTGTGATATATATCGTAAAAATCACCGTCAATGGGCGGAAGTTCTTTCTTTTTCCGGTTGGGATCAAGCATTTTCATCATTCCTTTCAGTTGCTTATCATCCAGCTTAGAAAAATTTTCCATAAGTTTCGGAAGATTTACTTTTTGTGAAATCTCATCAAGCTGATCAAAATCTATTGATTTAAAAAGTTGTAAAGCATTTTTTATTTTGGAAAAAGTAGTAGACATAATGAATAAATGTATTTGATTTTGTAAAACATCAGCAAAAATTACTCCGAAATAACATAGACTAAATTGTAGTTGTTTTACAATTATTTGAAATTCAATGCTTTAATAATATTTATTTGTTTGCAAAAGATTTACTTTTCTTATTCAAATAATACAAAAAATTCTGTAGCACCTTTGAACTAGCAAAACATAAAAATCTATGAAAACAAAGTACATTAAATTATCATTGGCAAGTATTTTATTATTTGGAATTTATTCATGTAAAAAAGGGGAATCACTATCTGATAGTAGTAATGATAATAAAAAAATCACTGCAATATCAGACAGTATTTCTTCGGCAGCAACCATGAAGGTAAAAGAAAAGCAGTTCATAAAGACAGCAGCGGTAAATATGGAAGTGAAAGATGTATATGATGCTACAATTTTCATTGAAAAATCGGCTCAGGATTTGAGTGGTTTTGTAACGCATAGTGATCTAAAAAGCAATGTAGTATCGGAGGAAACCTATGATACATCTGATGAACAGGCTATTTTAATTAAGAAGTATCAGACAGAAAATACGATGCAAGTTCGGGTTCCCACAGAAAGGCTGGGAGAATTGCTGACTCTTATTAACGATAAAAAACTATTCCTTAATTCCAGAGTAATCAATGCTGAAGATGTTACCTCAAATATTAAATATGGAAAGTTGGAGGGAGAAAGAATCAAAAAGAACGAAGAAAATATTTCTAAGCTCAAAAACAACAAAGGAAAAGTTCAACTTGATAATAATAACACGTCTGAAGGTAATCAGCAACAGTTGGAAAATATGAATATTGCTGACAATCTAAAATACAGCACTATTGATATTTATCTGAAAGAACCTAAAATAAGAGTTGCAGAAATTACCGTTACCAATACCAAAAATATTGAAGATAAATATAAATTCAATTTCTTTTACAGTATAAAAAATGCTTTTGTAGAAGGATATTATTTAGTTCAGAAATTGATAGTTGGCTTAATAACGGTTTGGCCATTGGTAATCATTGCTGCAATCACATTATACTTTTACCGGAAAAATAAATCAAACAAAATAACAAAAAACAGCAATTTTGAAAAATAATCTGTCCATCTAACCGTTTGATTATCTATATGCCTCTGAAATCTCTGCCTATTGTAGGGGTTTTCAGTATTTTAAATAAACAAATGAAGATTTTTTTTACCCTTGCACTCATTATAAGTTCAACGCTAGTTTTAGCACAAAAAATTAAAATTTTAGATGCTGAAACAAGAGAGCCAATACCCTATGCAAAAATTATTTTAAATGGTAAAGATTATTACAAAAATACCGAAAAAGATGGAGAAATTATTTTAGAAAAAGATGAACAAATCTCTTCGGTAGAATATTTCGGGTACGAAAATTTGAAAGTTGAAAAATATCAGTCTGTTTACTTTCTGAAACCTAAATTTACTGAAATTACGGAAGTACAGATTACTAAACCGAAATATCAAAACAATATTAAAATAGGAAGTTTAAAAACGTACGGAAGCTTTGGCGGAGGGATCAATCACACAAGTTCAGCTTTATTGGGGAAAGTAATTACTTTTAATAATGAAAAGAACGAAACTCTTTTCATTAAAAAAATTAGTTTCAAAACCATATCTTACAAGCCAAATACAGTCATCCGAATAATGATTTATGAGAATGTTAATGGCTTACCCGGAGAAATTTTACAGAGCGAAGAAATTACTTGTAAAGCAGGAATAAATAAATTACATGAGTTTTTCCCGAAACAAATGAGATTCCCGAAAGAAGGAATCGTCGTGGGTTTTGAATGGATTTTAAATGAAAATAATCTGTACGAAACCACTATGAAGATGAAAGGTTCTAATGAATACAAAAAAGTATTCTCTTTTTATCCTCAAATATCAGGAAGTAAAGAAGATACCAATAAAGATAGAATTATTGGCGTTTATAATGAAGGAAAATGGCATTTTCAGTCAGCTGAAGATTCCGGTTATGTAAAGATTAAGTATAACCCTGCCATTCAGCTTGAGCTCACGAATTGATTTTTAATGATGCATTAACATCTTTGCACTAAAATTCCGTAAATTTGCCAATCGGAATTTAATAACAGTGATTTTTGACGTTTTAACTCATTTTTACTCAAAAAATCTTATTCAAACTTACAAATATGCTATCTAAAATAAATCCTACCCATACAGAAAGCTGGAAAGCTCTTGACGAACATTTCGCTAATAATGACTTTGATTTAAGAAGTCTTTTTCAGTACAACCCAAACCGATTTAACGAATTTTCTATCAAGAAAACCAATTTTCTGTTTGATTATTCAAAAAATTTAATTGATTCTAAAACAAAAAATCTTCTTTTGAATCTTGCGGAAGAATGCCAGTTGAAAGATGCGATTTCTAAAATGTTTTCGGGAGATAAAATCAACGAAACGGAAGGAAGAGCAGTGCTTCATACCGCATTAAGAGATTTTTCGGATAACGAAATTTTGGTAGATGGCGAAAATATTAAGCCTCAGATTAAAAGAGTTCTCGATCATATGAAATCGTTTTCTGAAAGCATTATTTCAGGAACGCACAAAGGTTTCAGCGGAAAAGAAATCACAGATGTGGTCAACATCGGGATCGGAGGTTCAGATTTAGGGCCTGTGATGGTGGTTTCTGCTTTAAAGCATTTTAAGACAAGACTGAACGTTCATTTCGTTTCAAATGTAGACGGAAATCATATTGCAGAAGTGGTGAAAGACTTAAACCCTGAAACTACATTATTTATCATAGCTTCTAAAACGTTTACTACCCAAGAAACCATGACCAATGCTCTTTCTGCGAGAGGTTGGTTTTTAAAGTCTGGAAAACAGGAGGATGTGGCTAAGCATTTTGTTGCTTTATCTACTAACGTTCAAGCTGTTAAAGACTTCGGGATTGCAGAAGAAAATATTTTCGAATTTTGGGATTGGGTAGGCGGAAGATATTCACTTTGGAGTGCGATTGGCTTAAGCATCGTTCTTGCCGTAGGTTACGAAAATTTTGAGCAGTTATTAAGAGGAGCTTATGATACCGATCAACACTTTCAGACCTCCGATTTTTCTGAAAACATTCCGGTTTTAATGGGATTATTGGGAATTTGGTATCGTAATTTTTATGCGGCCACCACGTATGCCATACTTCCGTATTCTCAGTATTTAGACAGATTTCCTGCCTATTTCCAGCAAGGAGATATGGAAAGTAACGGGAAATGTGTAGACAGAAACGGAGAATTTGTAGAATATGAAACCGGACCCATCATTTGGGGCGAGCCGGGAACGAACGGACAGCATGCTTTCTATCAGCTTATCCATCAGGGAACAGAATTAATTCCTGCAGATTTTATTGCGTATGCGAAAAGTCCAAATAAAGTTTCGGATCATCAGGATAAACTTTTAGCGAATTTCTTTGCTCAAACTGAGGCACTTGCCTTTGGAAAAACAGAGGAGGAAGCAGAAGCTGAGCTTAAGACATCAGGAAAATCTGATGAAGAAATAGATTTCTTATTAAATTATAAAGTCTTCCATGGAAATACGCCTACTAATTCATTTCTAATTAATGAATTAACTCCTTTTTCTTTAGGGCAATTAATTGCTTTGTATGAGCATAAAATTTTTGTACAGGGCGTGATTTGGAATATTTATAGTTTTGACCAGTTTGGGGTAGAATTAGGAAAAGTTTTAGCGAATAAAATCCTTCCGGAACTTGAAAGTAATGAGACAATTAGCTCACATGACAGCTCAACAAACGGTTTGATTAATTATTATAAAGCAAACAAATAAAAACTGGTAAAGATTAAAAGTATGGTTGATTATAAATGAAAGTAAATTCAACCTTCAAATATTTAATTTTTATCTAAAATCTAATAATTAAAGTAATAAAAGTAAAAATGGCAGAAATTCTCGACGGATTAAAAGTATCCAAAGAAATAAAACAGGAAATAAAAGCTGAAGTTGAAAAAATTGTTGCCGGAAAAAGAAGAGCTCCGCATTTGGTGGCTATTCTTGTAGGGAACAACGGTGCGAGCAAAGCTTATGTCAATTCTAAAGTGAAAGACTGCGAAGAAGTAGGATTTCAGTCGAGTCTTATTAAATTTCCCAGTACAGTTTCCGAATCTGAATTACTGGAAAAAATTGATGAATTAAATAAGTCGAAAGCAGTGGACGGATTTATCGTTCAGCTTCCGCTGCCAAAACAGATCGACCAGGAAAAGATCATCAATGCAATCGATCCAAGAAAGGATGTTGATGGATTCCACCCCGAAAATTTCGGAAGAATGGCATTGGAAATGGACACTTTTTTACCCGCCACTCCTTTTGGAATCTTAACATTACTGGAAAGATATAATATTGAAACAAAAGGAAAAGACTGTGTCATCATCGGAAGAAGCAAAATCGTAGGAAGACCGATGAGTATATTAATGGGAAGAAAAGATTTCCCAGGAAATTCTACCGTTACTTTAACGCATTCATACACCAAAGATATAGAAGAATACACCAAAAAAGCAGACATTGTAATTACCGCTTTAGGAGATCCTCACTTTTTAAAAGGCGAAATGATTAAAGACGGAGCTGTAATTGTGGATGTTGGGATCACAAGAGTAGATGATGATTCTCCTAAAGGATATCATCTTGCAGGTGATGTAGATTTTGATAGCTGTGCAGCAAAAGCAAGCTGGATTACGCCGGTTCCCGGAGGTGTAGGACCAATGACCAGAGCTATGCTGATGAAAAATACCATCATCGCCTACAAAACTTCGGTCTACAACGATTAATTAAAAATGAAAATAGAAGAAAATATTTTATTGAAAGAAGGTAAAATGCTCCCTGTAATGGAGCATTTTTACACTCTTCAGGGCGAAGGTGCCCATACCGGAAAAGCAGCTTATTTCATCAGGTTAGGAGGCTGTGATGTGGGTTGCCATTGGTGCGATGTGAAAGAAAGCTGGGATCCGAACTTGCATCCGCTGATGAATGCAGAGGAAATTGCAGAAACTGCTGCAAAACATTGCAAAACTATTGTTTTAACTGGTGGAGAACCTTTGATGTGGAATCTTGATATTCTTACATCCAAATTAAAAGAATTAGGATGTACCATTCATATTGAAACTTCTGGGGCTTATCCTATGAGTGGACAAATCGATTGGATTACGCTTTCACCAAAGAAAACAGGGCTTCCCAAAGAAGAAATTTATGCTAAAGCCCATGAGCTCAAAGTAATTGTTTTCAATAATAACGATTTTAAATTTGCAGAGGAACAGGCTGCAAAAGTTTCGGCGAGTTGTACACTGTATCTTCAAAGTGAGTGGAGCAAAAGAGATGAAATGTACCCGAAAATTACAGATTTCATATTGGAGCATCCGGAATGGAGAGCCTCTGTACAGACCCATAAGTATCTGAATATTCCTTAGAAAATACTGTAATTAATTTTTAAGTTCACAAAAAGGTTACTGTTTTTTGTATGAATTTAGAATAATTTTTGCTTTGAAAAATAGTGTTTATTATTATTTTAACACATTGGTCTTAGTTTTGATTTGTTTTTGGATGTTTATAATTCGAAAATAAAAACATCCAAAATTGAAAATACAACGATTAAGTGTTAATAATGGAAGCCATTAGACAGCATTTAATTTCAATAAAATAGCCTAATTTAGCAGAATGTTAAAAAAGTTTTTTACAGCAATAGGAGAATACATGCTCCTTCTTGGCAAATCGATGCAAAAACCACAGAAAATGAGGGTTTTCTGGAAACTTTTGTTACGGGAAATAAACGATTTGGGAGTTAATTCCTTTGGATTGGTTATTTTTACCTCCATCTTTGTGGGTGCGGTTGTTGCCATACAGATGTTTAACAATTTCGATGCCTCTTCATTCCCCATTCCGCCATCTTTTGTGGGATATGCTACTAAAGCGGTATTGGTTTTAGAATTCTCCCCTACTATTATCAGCTTAATTTTAGCAGGAAAAGTAGGTTCTTATATTGCATCCAGTATAGGTACGATGAGAGTTTCAGAACAAATTGATGCTCTAGACATTATGGGAGTTAATTCACCTAATTTTTTAATATTTCCAAAAATAATCGCCTGCATAATATTTAATCCTCTGCTTATTGCCATCAGTATTGTTTTTGGTATTGGAGGAGGTTATATTGCCGGAATTCTTACAGGAAACTGGACCACAGCAGACTATATTAACGGTATCCAAATGTACATGCCTAATCTTTTTATCTATTACGCATTTACAAAAACAATAGCCTTTGCATTTATTATTGCTACAGTACCTTCTTATTTTGGATATTATGTTAACGGAGGATCTCTAGAAGTTGGTAGAGCAAGTACGCAGGCTGTAGTATGGACAATGGTTTTTATCATTATCTCCGAATTAATTCTAACCCAGTTAATATTAAGCTGATGATTGAGGTAAAAGATCTGAAAAAAAGTTTCGAACATGTAGAAGTTCTTAAAGGAATTACAACAACATTTGAAAAAGGAAAAGTAAATCTCATCATCGGGCAGAGTGGTTCGGGTAAAACCGTTTTTCTTAAAAGCCTTTTGAACGTTTATCAACCATCTTCAGGAGAAATTCTTTTTGATGGTAGAGATATCAATGTAATGACCAGAGATGAAAAACAGCATTTGCGATCTGAAATTGGCACCGTATTTCAAGGAAGTGCTCTTTTCGATTCGCTTACTGTGGAAGAAAATATTATGTTTCCGCTAGATATGTTTACCAACCTTACCTTCCGGGAGAAAAAGAAAAGAGTTTTTGATGTAATTGGAAGAGTTCATTTAGATAAAGCAAATAAAAAGTTTCCTTCTGAAATATCCGGAGGGATGCAGAAACGTGTAGCAATTGCAAGAGCTATTGTAAACAATCCTAAATATTTATTCTGTGATGAACCCAACTCAGGTTTAGATCCTTACACTTCTAATATTATTGATGATTTGTTATTGGAAATTACCAAAGAATACAACACAACCACTATCATCAATACCCACGATATGAATTCTGTGATGACCATCGGAGAAAAAATTGTATATCTGAGACTGGGCATTAAAGAATGGGAAGGTAATAAAGACATTTTGATAACTGCGGGTAATAAAAACCTGATAGATTTCGTTTATTCATCAGAATTATTTAAGGAATTAAGAGAATATTTGTTGGAAAACAATAAAACGATAGAGAATAATATTACAAAATTTGACGATCATGAAAAAATGGATTAGTGCAGCTTTTATAGGCTTAAGTATTATGGCTTCGGCACAGATTTCACTAGCGGGAAAAGCAAATGTGCTAATTCCTACGAGTTCTGCTTCATGGAAAAATCTTAAAACAGCAGCAACTAATGCGGTAGAACAAAAGGGTAAAAACATCACCGGGTTTAATGTTGGGCTTTCCCTGAAAATCGATCTACCAAGCTCTTTATTTTTGATGCCGGAAATATACTATACCAATTTCAGCAACGAAGTTACTGTGCAAAATGATGCCAGTTCAGAGCAAACCACTATTAAAGCTAAAAACAACAGAGTAGACATTCCTGTTTTGATTGGCACCAATATATTAGGCAATCTATTGAGTGCTTATGTTGGTCCTGTAGGAAGTTTTAATCTTGCCAAAGACGATAATTTCGACAATTTCGTTCAGAAAGTGAATACTAAATCTTTTACTTTAGGTTATCAATTAGGATTGCAAAGCGAAATTTCTAAAGTTATTATTTCGGCTCGATATGAAGGTGCTTTTTCTAAAGATCAAAGAAAATTCATCAATAATATTGCAGGATCTAACCAGGAAATTAACTACGATAACAGATCCAGTTTATTTTTATTGGGATTAGGATATAAGTTTTAGTATAAACTTAATAAAGATAATGAATGAGACCGTGTTTAGCAGTCTCATTTTTTTATTTTGAAGTTTTTAAAAGCTGCTTTCTATAGTAAAACAAAGGTATAATAAGCAAAATAATGATAGGCTGAATGACAAATCTTCTCATATAAAAAGAGAAAAGATAACCTATCTTAAATTCGTTGTGTATGCAGAAAAGGTAAATAGGAAATGTGATGACAAAAACAATTGTAATCATGATGAAAGCTTGAATTGTCCATTGCTTATTTTTAAACAGAAAATGAATGATTAAGCAGGAAAAAAACAGATTCAGTACAAATCTAAATAAGTGGCTTAAGATTAATTTACCCCACACAAAATGGGGAAATGGTATATTCTGAACCGCTTCATGAAAATAATTCAAAAAAGGATCATAGAAAATCTTATCTTCAAGCATTCTCACACTTACAAGACCGAAAATCCCTATCAAAACCAAAAGCCAACTAAGAATTTTCATTTTTTAGAGCAAAAAATTTAATCCACACCAACCACAAAATGACGACGCTTCCATAGATTACCGCCGGAAAAAAATAGTCGTGTGCAGTCTTGCTGTAATCCGGGTAATCGCTAATAATAATATTTAGCCCAACAATTCTCAAAACATTCATCACGTACAAAAGAATAAGGCTTAAACCTACAAATACAAAAGTTTTTGCTCCTTTATAGAAAGCAAATATAAACGCAGTGAAAAGAATGATAACCGAGATGGCATTACAGCCTTCTACCATTCTGCTCACAACTTCTTTATTGATATAAAAAAAAATCTGCTGGTTCGGAACATCATCATAAAAATTTGTAGGAAAACCTAAAGCATCCTGAACAATCCCAACATGGCCAACTATCATCCTAGAATAAGGGTCTAAACCAGAATCCTGAAAATTATTGAGGTAAAACTGATACCCAAAGAGCAACACCATATAAATAATGATGAAACGAAGCAAAATTCCCAAGACAGGTTTAAAGTCCTTTAGCATACTGCAAATATAAAAATTAGGATTCAATTTAGTATATTTGTTTCGGTATTATGATTTCAGAAGACGCAAAATTATTTTTAGAAAACTACTGCAAAGGGAAATCCGACAGATTTCTTACTTTAGCACAAAGTGGTTCTGCAAGAATTAATTTTTTAGCAGAAAACAAGGGTTGCGAATATATTATTACTTATAATGAAAACATCCGAGAGAACAACAGTTTTCTCTATTTTTCGGAAGTTTTTTCCCAATTAAAACTCAACACGCCCAAAATATATACGGTTTCGGAAGACAGAACAATGTACATTCAGGAATTTTTGGGAAACAAAACGCTTTCTGAGATTATCAGCGAAGAAAAATTATCAGAAAGAGTACAAAATTTGATAAAACAAACGCTTGAAAAGCTTTTCGAACTTCAATCTAAAACCGAAAATAAAATCGATTTCCGTAAAACTTTCGAATACGAATCTTATGATGAGTTGCCTGTAATAAACGATTTATATTATTTTAAAAATTTTGTTGCAGATATTCTGGAACTCGAATACCACAAATCTTCATTACTGAAAGAATTTAAAAAAATTGCTGCACTTATTGAAGATTTACAGCCTAAAGGCATTATGATCAGGGACTTTCAGGCGAGAAATATCATGGTAAATAATCAGGATCAGGTTTCTTTTATAGATTATCAATCGGCTATGAAAGGTCCGCTGATGTATGATGTAATTTCTTTTTTGTTTCAGGCAAAAGCTAATTTTCCGGATGATTTTAAAAATGAAATGTTGGATTATTATATAAGTCAATTTAAAAATACAGACTTACAAAATGATCTTAAAGCATCTGTTAAGCCCATCCAGTTAATGAGATTTCTTCAGGTTTTAGGAGCGTACGGATTTCGCGGACTGATTCAAAAAAAGCCACATTTTATTTCAAGCATTGAAAAAGGAATACAGAACATTACAGATTTTGCCCAAAACTGGGAAATGATGGATAATTTTCCTGAGTTGAAAAACGTTATCCAACAACTGGATACTCCACAAACAAAAAATAAAATAGAAGATATTTTAAAACATTAGCCGATTTTTAAATTCAAAATCTATCGGTTTGAAATTTTAATTTTCTTCAAAAAACAAATTATAAAAAATATGCTACACATAGACATTCACAGTTTTTCATACAAAAAAGGTGGAATTCCGAAAGACGAAACAGGAAACGGTGGCGGATTCACTTTCGATTGCAGAGGAATTCTTAATCCGGGAAGAGTTGAAGAATACAAATCTCAAACAGGAAACGACATTGGCGTGCAGGAATATCTTGAAACAAAAACAGAGATGCCGCAATTTTTAGATTTGGTTAAAAAAATAGTTTCCATTAATATTGATAATTATCTCGGAAGAGACTTCGATAATCTTCAGATTAATTTCGGTTGTACCGGAGGACAGCACAGATCTGTGTATTCAGCAATAAAAATAGCGAAGTTTATTGAAGAAAAATACGGAAATAAGGTAGAAATCAGTCTGCATCACGATGAGCAACATCAGCTTAATCATCAATAATTATTGTTTTCAATAAAAAACCATCAGACTTTTCTCAATTTTAGCATTTTATGAAAGCATTAATTTTTGCAGCCGGAAAAGGAACACGCCTTAAACCTTTCACCGATCATCATCCAAAAGCTTTGGCAAAAGTAAACGGAATTCCGCTCCTTGAGCGAAATATTAAATACCTTAAAAGTTTTGGCATTACCGATTTTGTGATCAATATTCATCATTTTGGAAATCAAATTGTTGAATTTCTAAAAGAGAATGATAATTTCAACTGCAAGATTGAAATATCTGATGAATCTAAAGAACTTCTTGAAACCGGAGGCGGTCTTGTTTTTGCCAAAAAATTTCTGGATCATGGCGAAGATTTTTTAATCATGAATGCTGATATTTTAACCAATATCAACATAACCGACTTTGTAAGATACCACAAAGAAATTAAAGATTTTGCTACCTTAGCGGTTTCAGATAGAGAAAGTTCCCGAAAATTATTGTTTAATGACGATCTTGTTTTGCGGGGATGGCTTAATGTACAAACGGGAGAACAGAGGCTTGCAGAATTCAACAAAGGATTTAAGCCTTTAGCGTTTAGCGGTGTGCACTGTATTAATCCGGTTATGTTTACCAAAATGAAAAGAACGGGTAAATTTTCGGTTATGGAAGAATATTTGGACTTAATGCTGAGCGAAAAAATTCATGGTTATGTACACGACAGCATTCTTGTAGATGTTGGTAGACCCGCGTCTGTACTTGAAGCTGAAAAATATTTTAAATAAATTTAAATGAATACGGAAAATATAAAAGACGGAAATTTAGAAAATAATCCCCTTAATATTGACGAAACTAAACTGCACAACAGTTTAAGAGAGAAAACATGGGACGAAACCATTACCAAAGACAGTTGGATGGTTTTCAAGATTATGGCAGAATTTGTAGAAGGATACGAAAAAATGGCAAGAATTGGTCCGTGCGTATCCATCTTTGGATCTGCAAGATTGAAGCCCGAAAGCAAATACTATAATATGGCAGTAGAAATTGCCGAAAAAATAACCAAAATTGGATTTGGAGTAATTACCGGTGGCGGACCAGGAATTATGGAAGCCGGAAATAAAGGAGCTCACAATGGCGAAGGAAAATCTATCGGACTGAATATTGACCTTCCTTTTGAACAGCATTTTAATCCTTACATCAACAAACTGTACTCACTTAATTTTGATTATT encodes the following:
- a CDS encoding acyl-CoA dehydrogenase family protein; protein product: MSTTFSKIKNALQLFKSIDFDQLDEISQKVNLPKLMENFSKLDDKQLKGMMKMLDPNRKKKELPPIDGDFYDIYHTLTPEQREIQLKVRDFMEKEVKPLVNHYWLRDEFPFELIPKFQKLDICGVTYEGYGCKGMPFLMEGVIAMEMARIDASIATFFGVQSGLAMGSIYMCGSEEQKQKWLPQMQKFEKIGAFGLTEPEVGSGAAGGLTVTCKNTENGWVLNGQKKWIGNATFADLVIIWARDLDDGEVKGFIVEKDNPGFSVEKIKGKMALRIVQNGLITLKDCLITEENRLQNANSFKDTAKVLQMTRAGVAWMATGCARGAYESALDYTRKREQFGKPIASFQMIQGHLVEMLSNLTAMQTMVFRLSEMQDEGILKDEHASLAKVFCTLRTRDVVSRAREVMGGNGILLEYDVARFVADAEAIYSYEGTKEINSLIVGRSITGFSAFV
- a CDS encoding DUF4349 domain-containing protein; translation: MKTKYIKLSLASILLFGIYSCKKGESLSDSSNDNKKITAISDSISSAATMKVKEKQFIKTAAVNMEVKDVYDATIFIEKSAQDLSGFVTHSDLKSNVVSEETYDTSDEQAILIKKYQTENTMQVRVPTERLGELLTLINDKKLFLNSRVINAEDVTSNIKYGKLEGERIKKNEENISKLKNNKGKVQLDNNNTSEGNQQQLENMNIADNLKYSTIDIYLKEPKIRVAEITVTNTKNIEDKYKFNFFYSIKNAFVEGYYLVQKLIVGLITVWPLVIIAAITLYFYRKNKSNKITKNSNFEK
- the pgi gene encoding glucose-6-phosphate isomerase, whose product is MLSKINPTHTESWKALDEHFANNDFDLRSLFQYNPNRFNEFSIKKTNFLFDYSKNLIDSKTKNLLLNLAEECQLKDAISKMFSGDKINETEGRAVLHTALRDFSDNEILVDGENIKPQIKRVLDHMKSFSESIISGTHKGFSGKEITDVVNIGIGGSDLGPVMVVSALKHFKTRLNVHFVSNVDGNHIAEVVKDLNPETTLFIIASKTFTTQETMTNALSARGWFLKSGKQEDVAKHFVALSTNVQAVKDFGIAEENIFEFWDWVGGRYSLWSAIGLSIVLAVGYENFEQLLRGAYDTDQHFQTSDFSENIPVLMGLLGIWYRNFYAATTYAILPYSQYLDRFPAYFQQGDMESNGKCVDRNGEFVEYETGPIIWGEPGTNGQHAFYQLIHQGTELIPADFIAYAKSPNKVSDHQDKLLANFFAQTEALAFGKTEEEAEAELKTSGKSDEEIDFLLNYKVFHGNTPTNSFLINELTPFSLGQLIALYEHKIFVQGVIWNIYSFDQFGVELGKVLANKILPELESNETISSHDSSTNGLINYYKANK
- a CDS encoding bifunctional 5,10-methylenetetrahydrofolate dehydrogenase/5,10-methenyltetrahydrofolate cyclohydrolase: MAEILDGLKVSKEIKQEIKAEVEKIVAGKRRAPHLVAILVGNNGASKAYVNSKVKDCEEVGFQSSLIKFPSTVSESELLEKIDELNKSKAVDGFIVQLPLPKQIDQEKIINAIDPRKDVDGFHPENFGRMALEMDTFLPATPFGILTLLERYNIETKGKDCVIIGRSKIVGRPMSILMGRKDFPGNSTVTLTHSYTKDIEEYTKKADIVITALGDPHFLKGEMIKDGAVIVDVGITRVDDDSPKGYHLAGDVDFDSCAAKASWITPVPGGVGPMTRAMLMKNTIIAYKTSVYND
- a CDS encoding 7-carboxy-7-deazaguanine synthase QueE — protein: MKIEENILLKEGKMLPVMEHFYTLQGEGAHTGKAAYFIRLGGCDVGCHWCDVKESWDPNLHPLMNAEEIAETAAKHCKTIVLTGGEPLMWNLDILTSKLKELGCTIHIETSGAYPMSGQIDWITLSPKKTGLPKEEIYAKAHELKVIVFNNNDFKFAEEQAAKVSASCTLYLQSEWSKRDEMYPKITDFILEHPEWRASVQTHKYLNIP
- a CDS encoding MlaE family ABC transporter permease gives rise to the protein MLKKFFTAIGEYMLLLGKSMQKPQKMRVFWKLLLREINDLGVNSFGLVIFTSIFVGAVVAIQMFNNFDASSFPIPPSFVGYATKAVLVLEFSPTIISLILAGKVGSYIASSIGTMRVSEQIDALDIMGVNSPNFLIFPKIIACIIFNPLLIAISIVFGIGGGYIAGILTGNWTTADYINGIQMYMPNLFIYYAFTKTIAFAFIIATVPSYFGYYVNGGSLEVGRASTQAVVWTMVFIIISELILTQLILS